The following DNA comes from Musa acuminata AAA Group cultivar baxijiao chromosome BXJ1-4, Cavendish_Baxijiao_AAA, whole genome shotgun sequence.
GTTGCCAAGGCCGGTGTCCTCATTGTCCAGAGCCTTGACGGCGGCGGCGTGGGCGGCTCGGCCGAGGTCGAGGTCCAGGCGGTCGACGGCGAGGCGGAGGAGGCGGCGAGGAGCGAAGGGAGATGGGGAGTGGTCGCGGTGGGTGGGATTGGGTTGTGTTAGAGGGGATGAGGAGACGTTGGGGGGTTTGGGTTTGAATGGCGGGAGagcgagaggagagagaggggaaAGGGAGAGGAGCGGCTTCATGTGGGTGAATGGGGAGGGCGGAGGGGGGATGGTGGTGGCCATGGAAGCATTTGGGAGGGCTTTGCTAGTTCTGTTGTGCGCGTTGGTGAGGACGCCAAGGATGATGGGAGGATTCGGGAGGCATGTGGATGATGTGAGGAAGGGAGAGACGATGACCCCAATAAGCTCTTTTGGACAACCAAAATGATAACTTCAGCAATAATTGTGTCATTGGAATATCAAATTTAAAAGCTatatatgaattatatatatatatatatataagcatttatttatttatttatttatttgcggTTGGTATTTTTGAGATTTATCCTTGTAAACTTAAATTTAATGCGTATGTCATCTAACTTGTATACAAACCCTTACAGCCAATATGGATGATTTGGTCGTCGTTTGAGAGCTCaacaaaattttaattaatattaatatcgGCCAACATAGTACTActtgaaaaaatatattaagaatattttaaatattctttACTTCAATATTTTTTTACTCAAATTAATTGATCATAACAATAGTCGAAACTTGAAAGTGATTAACtcggttttttttttatattatcgaAGGTTACATATGAAGAATCTTAACATttagagggatatatatatatatatatatatatatatatatatatatatatatatatgcaacaaaaaAACATGTTTGTATTTAATGCTTCTAAAATTGTTGAAAATTTTATCCTGCACTTCAGAATCCAAACTGATGCTGAAAAGTATGCATAGAAGGCATGTAAATTTCAGTTAATTGAAAGAATCAATGAAAGAATCTTATTTATTTTCTACAGAAGATATTTTTCTAATGCCAATATAAGAAGCAATTGATAAGTTGCACAAGACTTCTTTAAATTTATTTTGCAATCAGCTGAAGGCTAGAATATTTTGCAATCTGGACAAAATGGAGAGGTAGATCGGATGACATGGATAAATATTTCATCTAGAATTCAAAAGGTAGAGTGTGAAACAGCAAGCATCATCTTCATgcagaaaagaaaaattaaaaccaaTATCAACTGATCAACAAGTACAAAGTGaaaaagaataacaaaaaaaatgaacAATCACTTCAGCTAGAATCCAACATATGAAATGCACCAAAAATACATCTGCCATCTCGGTTGGACGTCAGATACATCGATGGCTTCCAACTGCATCCAATGTATGAACTGCGGCATCTACTCCATCCAACTCCAGAGCTGGATGCCAATGAGACCAATAGCATCTGCTGGATTAGGACAAATTTCTTCAAACCTTGAAGGGAATTTTAAAGAGCAGGAAAGCTGGATGGTTGATGGCTAAATCGATTCTCGACAAAAATGAACTCGCAGAATCAGAACATCGAGCAGATCTTAATGGCAGCTAGATGATTGATGCTCTCTAGTTCTTTGCCGGGAAGACTTTCAGAGAAGTAAATTATTGTCATTGAATAACACAAATGCAAGCTGTGCTGTCATCAGCATAATCCTCTGATTCTTCAGACTCACTGTAAGCGATACAAAACTCTGTTATAGAATTCATAGGACAACCACTCCATCATTCAGTCATCATAAGCATTAAAAATCCTTTTTCAACAGAATAATCATATAAAGGCTCTAAGGAATGTTCTATAAATTCTCTCCTGAAGGTAAGGAAATAGCAGTCAATCAGTATTTGGGCTCAACTGATTAAACACAAACCATAGCAGATAACAAACATTTAATTCATTAGATAACATCACCATTTTTAGCAACATGAAAAAGTCATTCCCCCTCGCATGCATCTCAATGAATAAGGACAATCAAATTTTTTCTACACAAATTGAAGGCTTTACTTACAAGATGAACAACAAAAGCAGATGGACCAATTTAATGAAAGTCCATAAACACAGACTCTATCTCTCTTAATAGGTGGAGAAGACCTCAAAGTCATCTCATCAAGAGCATGTTAGTAAAGCTTTATATGGGCTTTTTCGTTCCACTGAATAGGAATCGCCAGATTGACACCAACTTATCTACATTCCAATTGTATCCGTCGCAAAATCTGAAATACTACATGAGTCACAGTTGGGATATCAAAAACTGGGTCTGGGTCTATTTATAATTTCTCTATTTGCAGAACAAGTGCAATTTTAATTGACACCCAATTGCACGAACGATATTAGTTATAGTTGAAGTTTAAACTTAAGTCATGCATGGTGGGCTTCAGGCAAATCGATTGCTTTAGTAAATATACATTTAATTGGAGCAATGTTCAACACAGATACCTAGATCAGGCCAGTTGCTCAAGACAAATCTCCTCATCAAGCCAATTGCAGGTTCAAGATACAAAATGCAGTTTCCATATCAGTGACATCGAAGGAGAAAAATAAGACTCGCTGATCTGATTCTTTATCTGCAAATAGCTACTTTGTTGTCACCTATGGAGTTACAATCTTTGCAAGCCCAATGACCAACAAATCATAATCAAACAGTAAGCAATAACTACAGTGAAGTCCTTACCATTGAGGCAACATAACAACGTCAGCTATTAATATCTAGAATGCATGGTCATTCTTCTATGTAGCAGTGTAAATCAAATTAGCATTGACGTTAGTAAGTGCCTTTTTCAGTGTTGCTTTCCTTCTTTCATTCTCAGTGTTGCTTTCCTCTTCTTTAATCATCACAATTATTGTCCTTTCAAGATTCCTCAAAAACTTAGGAGACAGATATCCAACCCGTCAATTCCAAAGTCTGTCAAAAACATGGATATATGGCTTCTGTAAAGCATCATTTATACATCTTTTGAGTAAAGAAAATAAATTCAAACCACATCTAAACCAGTGTTTGAATTTCCAAAGTAGATCAATTTAAAGCAATGAAACTCAAGAAATAATATACAAAGAAAATAGTGACACTGAGTGGAAGACTCTGAGACAGACTGTAGGGACATTAGGAAAAACAGAATAAGAAATATTTATGTTTGTGAACAATACAAAATATTACTGACAATGGCTAAAATGGAGTGAATAACATTCAAAGATTAAGAAGAACAACCAGTATATTGCTCAAAACAAACGACTAACTTGCATCGTTTTAATTGGGAAACCAGCTATCTCAGTGTAAAGCCCACATTTTATGCCAACTCAAGTTTCTTAAAAAGGAGTACCATGAATACATCAAAAGGCTTCTTCTCCAAGAACAAGACATATGAATTATAAATAAGCTTTTTATGGGTAATGTTACTATGAAATAAAGGACAGTGTCAAAGATGTGATGATCTAAAAAACTGCAGATAGTGTGCTGCAGGATAGTGCATAAGATTTAGTTTACTGTAATGTCCAATAGTGCAGTATAAACTAAAGGAATTAAGCTTCTAACTTAACCAAAATAAATCAAGAACTACACGGGTTCTGTAAAGTTGATTATGGTTAAATCCATCTCAATGTAGGCATGCCTATCTAATTAAGCAAGCCATGTCCAATAATGCCAAATTTTGCTGACTGTAGAACAAAAAACACTGCAGTAACCTCAAAATCTGCTGTAAATTATAAATAGGATAGTGATAAGAACCACTTCAGGAAGCATCATACTATTATAGCATATAACAAGAAGACAACTCACATTGCTTCAAATTCCTTGATCTCAACAAGCTCCTTCCCCAGTAAGTCCAGCCATTTGACATTTCCCTTTCCGAACGGTTCTAAATCCGATGATCTTGGCTTCTTTAGGCTGCTCTTCAGCGAGATCTCATCTTTCCCGCCCTCGGGACTGGTCTGCTCAACCACAACCTTTTCTTCAGAAGGCTTCTTCGCCAAAATGGTCGAAGCTGGAGCAGGGCTCGAGGAAACGTTTTCGGCATCTCCCCATTGCGACTTCGGAGGGCAAGGCGGGTAATAGCGGGAGGATGACTTGCAGCAGCAGATTAGGGGATAGTGGCAATTGCAGGATGAAAGCCTCATGTCAGATCAACCATCGAAGGCTCATTTTACGACCTCAAAAAGGGGGATTTTGAAGAAGAAATGCCCTCAAACCACAAACTTCTGATCAAGACCAAGAACAATTTCATCGACGGAAACCTCCAATGTCTCAGAATCGGCCTAAAAAGATCAGAAAAGGATTGAAAACCAATGCAAGCACCGAAACAAGGAGCAACCTCACCTCTCCCAGAGTCAAAAGCACCAGCTTTCAGCGCGAAGATTGGACTATGCGGCCACTTTGGGATCGCCTCAAGCAACGAAAGGAGAACCCCCAGGAAAAGCAGAAGAAAGATACCTAGGTGAGGCTACATC
Coding sequences within:
- the LOC103982974 gene encoding uncharacterized protein LOC103982974; translation: MRLSSCNCHYPLICCCKSSSRYYPPCPPKSQWGDAENVSSSPAPASTILAKKPSEEKVVVEQTSPEGGKDEISLKSSLKKPRSSDLEPFGKGNVKWLDLLGKELVEIKEFEAIESEESEDYADDSTACICVIQ